The Euphorbia lathyris chromosome 8, ddEupLath1.1, whole genome shotgun sequence genome has a window encoding:
- the LOC136203862 gene encoding probable polygalacturonase At3g15720 produces MAGMKVGGGGRMVRDGVAAAATIEKKEREGRETEKEKLMVVYVLVCSEKLRQLWASWFSKIPILSLAKRQMMPHPPKNVLQDSKITQVVEGPNVVDFGAVGDGETDDSNAFQQAWKALCQVKEGTPSLEIPQGKTFLLQPVKFSGPCASTTIIVQVLGKIVAPASRDDWKECPLDGWLSFSDVANLSIVGSGTIDGQGCVWWTNQKLHNFVKAMHFSKCDNLQLSGLTHINSPKNHISISDCNGVSISNPQIQAPKESPNTDGIDISQSTYVNITDSNIGTGDDCVAINGQSYHITITNVNCGPGHGISVGRLGKDGRNDTVEDVQVQYCTFNGTQNGARIKTWQGGLGFAKTISFEHITLIDTQNPILIDQYYCNGGHNCQNGTTAVVVSDVTYRDFHGSTIDNEAIKLECSETIGCNNIIMEDINITSSSSNSQTQAYCQNVHGSSHSVQPIVPCLTSLIS; encoded by the exons ATGGCCGGAATGAAAGTCGGCGGCGGCGGCCGTATGGTTAGAGACGGTGTCGCGGCGGCGGCGACGATAGAGAAGAAGGAAAGAGAAGG TAGAGAGACAGAGAAAGAGAAACTTATGGTGGTATATGTTCTGGTTTGCAGTGAGAAGTTAAGGCAGCTTTGGGCCTCATG GTTTTCCAAGATACCCATTTTATCCCTTGCCAAAAGACAAATGATGCCCCATCCACCAAAAAATGTTCTTCAAGATAGTAAGATTACACAGG TGGTTGAAGGTCCTAATGTTGTTGATTTTGGAGCTGTTGGAGATGGCGAAACTGATGATTCCAAT GCATTTCAACAAGCCTGGAAGGCTTTGTGCCAAGTTAAAGAGGGCACCCCTAGCCTTGAGATACCACAGGGAAAAACATTTCTATTGCAGCCGGTGAAATTTTCGGGTCCTTGTGCCTCCACCACAATTATTGTTCAG GTATTGGGGAAAATAGTTGCACCCGCAAGTAGAGATGATTGGAAAGAATGTCCATTGGATGGCTGGTTGTCTTTCTCAGATGTTGCTAATCTCTCCATCGTCGGATCTGGAACCATCGACGGCCAAGGTTGTGTTTGGTGGACCAATCAAAAACTCCACAATTTTGTAA agGCTATGCATTTCAGCAAATGTGACAATCTTCAACTAAGTGGCCTCACCCACATTAACAGCCCAAAGAATCATATCTCAATTAGTGATTGTAATGGTGTTTCTATCTCCAATCCTCAAATACAAGCACCCAAAGAGAGTCCAAATACTGACGGAATCGACATCTCTCAGTCGACATATGTTAATATTACTGACTCAAACATCGGAACAG GTGATGATTGTGTTGCTATCAATGGCCAATCGTACCATATTACAATCACCAATGTGAATTGCGGTCCGGGCCATGGTATTAG TGTGGGACGTTTAGGAAAAGATGGAAGAAATGATACTGTAGAAGATGTTCAAGTTCAATATTGTACTTTCAATGGAACTCAAAATGGGGCAAGAATCAAGACATGGCAG GGTGGATTAGGGTTTGCAAAAACAATCAGTTTCGAGCATATCACATTAATAGATACCCAAAACCCTATACTTATTGATCAATACTATTGCAATGGGGGACATAATTGCCAAAATGGG ACAACAGCAGTGGTAGTGAGTGATGTTACATACAGAGATTTCCATGGAAGTACAATAGATAATGAAGCAATTAAATTGGAATGCAGTGAGACCATAGGATGTAATAATATCATAATGGAAGACATTAACATAACCTCTTCATCATCTAATTCTCAGACTCAAGCTTATTGCCAAAATGTCCATGGTTCTTCTCATTCTGTTCAACCTATTGTTCCTTGTCTAACTTCACTAATTAGCTAG